A region of Geobacillus sp. 46C-IIa DNA encodes the following proteins:
- a CDS encoding AzlC family ABC transporter permease, giving the protein METTWTVGKMAPFRQGVQAGVAIAIGYMPIALTFGLLAKTTGLTLAETVLMSVVVFAGASQYIALSLLSVGTGIFEIILTTFILNIRHFLMSASLNEKAEADALWKKALYAFGITDETFSVAAMKEGTVSAPYMFGLIMMAYGSWVVNSGIGYAVGASLPESLQDSMSVALYAMFIGLLVPALKKQRKTVWLAGLAAVFNSIGTLVFHLSKGWSIVLATLLSAVVVQWLAKKGENEDE; this is encoded by the coding sequence ATGGAAACGACATGGACGGTTGGTAAAATGGCGCCGTTTCGCCAAGGGGTGCAGGCGGGGGTGGCGATCGCCATCGGCTATATGCCGATCGCGCTGACATTTGGCCTGCTCGCCAAGACGACCGGGCTGACGCTTGCAGAAACAGTGCTGATGAGCGTCGTCGTTTTTGCCGGCGCCTCGCAATATATTGCACTCAGCTTGCTTTCCGTCGGCACCGGCATATTTGAAATCATTTTAACGACATTTATTTTAAACATTCGCCATTTTTTAATGTCCGCTTCGCTCAACGAAAAAGCGGAGGCGGATGCGCTTTGGAAAAAGGCGCTGTATGCGTTTGGCATTACGGATGAAACGTTTTCCGTTGCGGCCATGAAAGAGGGGACGGTCAGCGCTCCGTATATGTTTGGGTTGATCATGATGGCGTACGGCAGCTGGGTCGTCAATTCCGGCATCGGTTATGCTGTCGGGGCGAGCTTGCCGGAAAGCTTGCAAGACAGCATGTCGGTCGCTTTGTACGCCATGTTTATCGGCTTGCTCGTCCCAGCGCTGAAAAAGCAGCGGAAAACGGTATGGCTGGCAGGGTTAGCTGCCGTGTTCAACTCGATCGGCACGCTTGTCTTTCATCTGTCGAAAGGCTGGTCGATCGTGCTAGCGACGCTTCTTTCGGCAGTCGTCGTCCAGTGGCTGGCGAAGAAGGGGGAGAATGAGGATGAATAA
- the dat gene encoding D-amino-acid transaminase has product MSVKPHVLTERGIFRYEQVTYPMEERGLQFGDGVYEVVRLYSGAYVWLQEHLDRLYRSAAAIRLSVPFAPEELSERLEQLRRMNDVREDAILYLQVTRGSFPRSHTFPAENRPNLYAYIQPMARKTDEMAHGVHATLTKDVRWEYCYIKSLNLLPNVLAKQEAAERGAFEAILHRDGVVTEGSSSNIFLVKDETVYTHPATERILNGIVRTKVKQFCGELGIPFIEKAFLVHDLAGADELFLTSTTSAITPIVQVDDITIGDGRPGAVTKSLQAVYQKATQPAASNA; this is encoded by the coding sequence ATGTCAGTAAAACCGCACGTATTGACCGAACGCGGCATTTTCCGCTATGAGCAAGTGACGTATCCGATGGAAGAACGCGGCTTGCAGTTTGGCGATGGCGTCTATGAGGTAGTGCGCCTATACAGCGGAGCGTACGTTTGGCTCCAAGAGCATCTCGATCGCCTATACCGTTCGGCGGCCGCTATTCGCCTGTCCGTCCCGTTCGCTCCCGAAGAGCTGTCCGAGCGGCTTGAGCAGCTTCGCCGCATGAACGACGTGCGTGAAGATGCGATTTTGTACTTGCAAGTGACGCGGGGCAGCTTTCCGCGCAGCCATACGTTCCCGGCGGAAAATCGGCCGAATTTGTACGCCTACATCCAGCCGATGGCGCGGAAAACAGACGAAATGGCACACGGTGTGCACGCCACGTTAACGAAAGATGTTCGTTGGGAATACTGCTATATTAAAAGTTTGAATTTGCTGCCAAACGTGCTGGCGAAACAAGAAGCGGCCGAGCGCGGTGCGTTTGAAGCGATTCTCCACCGCGACGGCGTCGTGACCGAGGGCAGTTCATCGAATATTTTTCTTGTCAAAGACGAAACGGTGTACACCCATCCAGCGACGGAACGGATTTTAAACGGCATCGTCCGCACGAAAGTGAAGCAATTTTGCGGAGAGCTTGGCATCCCGTTCATTGAAAAAGCGTTTTTGGTCCACGACCTCGCCGGGGCGGATGAATTGTTTTTGACGAGCACAACCTCGGCTATTACTCCGATCGTCCAAGTGGATGACATAACCATCGGCGACGGCCGGCCAGGAGCGGTGACAAAATCCTTGCAAGCCGTCTATCAAAAGGCGACGCAACCGGCCGCAAGCAACGCTTGA
- a CDS encoding ABC transporter ATP-binding protein yields MLELRRITKVFNEGTADEKIALQGIDLTLSPGDFVTVIGSNGAGKSTLMNIIAGRLSPDTGEVWINGRNVTALKEHVRARHIGRVFQDPMAGTAPHMTIEENLVLAYNRTKRRTLRLGVTKQKREWFRETLQTLHLGLENRLTAKVGLLSGGERQALSLLMATFTKPDVLLLDEHTAALDPARAELVTELTKQIVAQHNLTTLMVTHNMEQAIRLGNRLIMMDGGQIIFAAEGKEKEELTVERLLEEFQRIRGSQFASDRAVLSS; encoded by the coding sequence TTGCTGGAGCTAAGACGAATTACAAAAGTATTTAACGAAGGGACGGCTGATGAGAAAATCGCTTTACAAGGCATCGATTTAACGCTTTCCCCCGGCGATTTCGTCACCGTCATCGGCAGCAACGGCGCCGGAAAATCGACGTTGATGAACATCATCGCCGGTCGGTTGTCTCCTGACACGGGCGAAGTGTGGATCAACGGCCGCAACGTGACCGCGCTTAAGGAGCACGTACGCGCCCGCCACATCGGCCGCGTCTTTCAAGACCCGATGGCCGGCACCGCACCGCATATGACGATTGAAGAAAACTTAGTGCTCGCCTACAATCGGACGAAGCGGCGCACGCTCCGCCTCGGCGTGACAAAGCAAAAGCGCGAATGGTTCCGGGAAACGCTGCAAACGCTCCATTTAGGGCTCGAAAACCGGCTTACCGCCAAAGTGGGGCTTCTCTCCGGCGGGGAGCGGCAAGCGCTCTCGTTATTGATGGCGACGTTTACGAAGCCGGACGTGCTTTTGCTTGACGAGCATACCGCTGCTCTCGATCCGGCGCGGGCCGAGCTTGTGACTGAACTGACGAAACAAATCGTCGCCCAGCACAACTTGACGACGCTGATGGTGACGCACAATATGGAGCAGGCGATCCGCCTTGGCAACCGGCTCATTATGATGGATGGCGGGCAAATCATCTTTGCTGCCGAAGGAAAGGAAAAAGAGGAGTTGACGGTCGAGCGGCTGCTTGAGGAATTTCAGCGCATCCGCGGCAGCCAGTTCGCCAGCGACCGCGCTGTGCTCAGCTCATAA